The following proteins are encoded in a genomic region of Planococcus lenghuensis:
- a CDS encoding DUF6376 family protein — MKKITAALFILTASSLTGCGGEEESVETTVTYENESLEFEEAANDFVEEVPPLLNEAVTDEDAAAELETYLESMRRNIIEFNAIQEPEVGADLHADVVALNEEALEGIETFQASIEEDTLDAAAAEETTIFQTLSAVVDILDEIQALEEEA; from the coding sequence ATGAAAAAAATAACGGCAGCGCTATTCATCCTGACAGCAAGTTCACTTACAGGATGCGGCGGCGAAGAAGAGAGCGTTGAAACAACAGTCACCTATGAAAATGAGTCATTGGAATTTGAAGAAGCCGCGAATGATTTCGTGGAAGAAGTTCCTCCTTTGCTTAATGAAGCTGTGACGGATGAAGATGCGGCAGCCGAACTGGAGACATATCTGGAAAGCATGCGGCGCAATATTATAGAGTTCAATGCGATTCAGGAACCGGAAGTCGGGGCGGACCTTCACGCTGATGTGGTCGCTTTGAATGAAGAGGCGCTGGAAGGGATTGAAACATTCCAGGCAAGCATTGAAGAAGATACACTGGATGCGGCAGCAGCAGAAGAAACAACGATTTTTCAGACGCTGAGCGCAGTAGTGGATATCCTGGATGAAATCCAGGCGCTTGAGGAAGAAGCGTAA
- a CDS encoding acyltransferase — MKIERRHLTEVQYARAFAIFAVLAVHSSSTGVTLVSHSSFTFLFYNFFNIAGKLGTPTFIFLSSFVLFYTYYYREFSFHLLKQFYKKRLLYILVPYLFFSIVYFSVVQLIYGEETSWALLIRDFFIKLATGDAYAHLYFVFVSVQFYLMFPVLLLLFKKSAFIRRYALPIGIALQWSWVWLNAEFFQSPMKGSIAFSYFMFYFFGAFLGVNYEKIAVYLFDWKRYTLAIAAIFIGYGFMMNLYVGVYYLTRTGQLSPSNELVEFAWSMHALFASSSIFIVVHFFKFWKNEWVKNMLYEIGAVSFGIYLIHPLFLLFLRAALPSGTPIVFHSWQLFTLIVIFIGSWLIVRLTFNYLPYSWIIFGKDGTPAYPPAKTARKANA; from the coding sequence ATGAAAATTGAGAGAAGGCACCTGACAGAAGTGCAGTACGCACGGGCATTTGCTATTTTCGCTGTATTAGCCGTTCATTCATCGAGTACCGGGGTCACATTGGTATCTCACAGCTCATTCACATTTCTGTTCTATAACTTTTTCAACATCGCAGGCAAATTAGGAACACCTACTTTTATTTTTTTAAGCAGTTTCGTTCTTTTCTACACATATTATTACAGGGAATTCTCATTTCACTTACTTAAGCAATTCTACAAAAAACGCCTATTGTACATCTTAGTTCCTTATCTCTTTTTCTCAATTGTTTATTTTTCAGTGGTTCAGTTGATATATGGGGAAGAAACCTCCTGGGCGCTTTTGATCCGTGATTTCTTTATTAAACTTGCGACTGGAGACGCTTACGCACATTTGTATTTTGTTTTTGTCAGTGTCCAATTTTATTTAATGTTTCCAGTACTGCTGTTGCTGTTTAAAAAATCGGCCTTTATCAGGAGATACGCGTTACCCATCGGGATTGCACTTCAATGGAGTTGGGTATGGCTGAATGCCGAATTTTTCCAAAGCCCGATGAAAGGGTCTATCGCATTCTCATACTTCATGTTTTATTTCTTTGGTGCATTTCTGGGCGTCAATTACGAGAAAATCGCCGTTTATCTGTTTGATTGGAAGAGATACACATTGGCAATCGCCGCAATATTTATCGGCTATGGATTCATGATGAATCTGTATGTCGGTGTGTATTACTTGACGCGGACCGGACAGCTTTCTCCCTCTAATGAACTGGTGGAATTTGCTTGGAGCATGCACGCCCTCTTCGCTAGTAGTTCCATTTTTATCGTTGTCCATTTCTTTAAGTTTTGGAAAAACGAATGGGTTAAAAATATGCTTTATGAAATTGGTGCTGTATCGTTCGGCATTTACTTGATTCACCCGCTTTTTTTGCTGTTTCTCCGAGCAGCATTGCCAAGCGGAACACCGATCGTTTTTCATTCCTGGCAGTTGTTCACGTTAATCGTCATCTTCATAGGCAGTTGGCTCATCGTCCGATTGACATTCAATTATCTGCCATACAGCTGGATCATCTTTGGGAAAGATGGCACTCCGGCTTACCCTCCGGCAAAAACCGCAAGAAAAGCGAACGCATGA
- a CDS encoding GtrA family protein — MVAKFLNSEVFRFLVVGVANTLNYYVLYLLFNYVFHINYLTAHITAFIISMIGSFYLNSYYTYRSRPSLSKFLKFPLTYVVNIAISTVSIYILVDLLEINETVSPLIATLIAIPFTFVISKKILKT; from the coding sequence ATGGTCGCGAAATTTTTAAACTCTGAAGTGTTCCGTTTCCTCGTGGTTGGCGTCGCCAACACACTTAACTATTATGTACTGTACCTGCTGTTCAATTATGTGTTCCATATCAATTATTTAACAGCCCATATTACAGCATTCATCATCAGCATGATCGGTTCCTTTTACTTGAACTCCTATTACACGTATCGGTCACGGCCATCATTAAGTAAATTCTTGAAGTTTCCGCTGACTTATGTCGTCAATATTGCGATTTCGACCGTAAGCATCTATATTCTCGTGGATCTGCTTGAGATTAATGAAACGGTATCGCCACTCATTGCGACGTTAATCGCAATCCCATTCACATTCGTCATTTCGAAGAAAATTTTAAAAACCTAG
- a CDS encoding glycosyltransferase family 2 protein, whose amino-acid sequence MKKLITILIPAYNEEEVLEVLLKRLKGVTSALADYRFEFLFVNDGSRDRTLEKLKLLRLDYPEISYVNLSRNFGKEVAMLAGIDHVQGDAVIIIDADLQDPPELIPEMIGYWEQGYDDVFAKRRSRAGESWFKKWSSNSYYRILDKVSNVPIQPDTGDFRLLDRRCIDALKQMRESQRYTKGMFSWIGYHKKEILFDREARAAGTTKWNYPKLFNLAIDGLTSSTVEPLRLSSFFGLIVSVFAFVYMVFIVLRTLFFGDPVPGYPSLMVVILFLGGMQLLSLGIIGEYLGKIFLETKNRPVYLIDEYYSQTTPPEEKLHSVYEKDLAK is encoded by the coding sequence TTGAAGAAATTGATTACGATACTTATCCCGGCATACAATGAAGAAGAAGTGCTTGAGGTGCTCTTGAAGCGTTTGAAAGGTGTCACATCGGCGCTGGCTGATTATCGATTTGAATTTCTGTTCGTCAATGATGGCAGCCGGGACCGGACTCTCGAGAAGCTGAAGCTGCTGCGGCTGGATTATCCGGAAATTTCTTATGTTAATTTATCCAGGAACTTTGGGAAAGAAGTAGCTATGCTTGCAGGAATTGATCATGTCCAAGGGGATGCAGTCATCATTATCGATGCGGATTTGCAGGACCCGCCTGAACTGATCCCTGAAATGATCGGTTATTGGGAGCAAGGCTATGATGACGTATTCGCTAAGAGAAGGAGCCGCGCAGGCGAGAGTTGGTTCAAGAAATGGTCATCGAATTCTTATTATAGAATTTTGGATAAAGTATCGAATGTGCCAATTCAGCCCGACACCGGAGATTTCAGACTGCTTGACCGACGGTGTATCGATGCGCTAAAACAGATGCGGGAATCCCAACGGTATACTAAAGGGATGTTCAGTTGGATTGGTTATCACAAGAAAGAGATCCTGTTTGACCGGGAAGCACGGGCAGCCGGGACGACAAAATGGAACTATCCAAAGCTTTTTAATCTTGCGATTGATGGCTTGACTTCATCTACCGTAGAACCGCTTCGGCTGTCGTCATTCTTCGGACTCATTGTTTCGGTTTTCGCATTCGTGTATATGGTGTTCATCGTCCTGCGTACACTATTTTTCGGAGATCCGGTGCCGGGTTACCCATCGTTAATGGTTGTGATTTTGTTTCTTGGCGGCATGCAGCTTCTGTCGCTCGGTATTATTGGCGAGTATTTAGGCAAGATTTTCTTGGAAACGAAAAATCGGCCGGTTTACCTTATCGACGAGTATTATTCACAAACAACGCCACCTGAAGAAAAATTACACTCTGTATATGAAAAAGACCTGGCCAAGTGA
- a CDS encoding glucosyltransferase domain-containing protein, translating into MSDQQLSNWLQQLKPQTKTAFISVLVIGFLTHTFVFTNTLPNHDGLVNLYSTQDKSDLGRFFLSPFSGISSYFSLPWINGVLSVFYLALMAAALVELFQLEKRISVILTGGLVVTFPAVSSTYAYMFTADGYMAGAMLTVLALLITNKYKYGFLPGSLLFYFGVGVYQANLPFLLTLVAVLLVSDILIRGMKLKEFIIQTIRCGLLTVIGMVLYAVTFRIYRSRSGNISDYQGLSDVGLSIDIIDEAIWQVVGRTGDFFFRGFLTDIPVTLFGMLNIVVFLLIAAGIVLLIIQNRLWQDWLMLLIAFVLLAALPFLSYSLYFISPGVVYHMLMVMALLSFYLLPVIFFDRLDLQVFSNKIFSWMTILAMTLIVFNFAIIANITYFNLDLKYEKTTAFAGRLVSRIDHTPDIDEAGKLAIIGRAQTDLPLTSEIIPQSIPAMTGSSGGLLLTQPYLYQALFNTYYDLSYRLATPPEIQALQETEAYEEMAVWPAENSVRVIDDIIVVKFGE; encoded by the coding sequence ATGTCCGATCAGCAATTGTCAAACTGGCTTCAACAGTTGAAACCCCAAACGAAAACCGCTTTTATCTCAGTATTGGTCATCGGATTCCTTACGCATACGTTTGTCTTCACGAATACATTACCAAATCATGACGGACTGGTGAATCTCTACAGTACACAGGATAAGTCAGACCTCGGCCGCTTTTTCCTGTCACCTTTCAGTGGCATAAGCTCTTATTTCAGCCTGCCATGGATCAATGGTGTTCTTTCTGTTTTTTACTTAGCGTTAATGGCAGCTGCTCTTGTGGAACTATTTCAGCTGGAAAAGAGAATTTCCGTTATCCTGACGGGAGGTCTGGTCGTCACTTTCCCGGCTGTTAGCTCTACATACGCTTATATGTTCACAGCAGATGGTTATATGGCTGGAGCAATGCTTACCGTCCTGGCATTACTTATCACAAACAAATACAAGTATGGTTTCCTGCCTGGCAGTCTGTTATTTTACTTTGGCGTTGGAGTCTATCAAGCCAACTTGCCATTCCTTCTTACACTAGTCGCCGTTCTTCTTGTGAGTGATATTCTAATACGCGGAATGAAATTGAAGGAATTTATCATACAAACGATTCGCTGCGGCCTGCTTACGGTAATCGGCATGGTGCTGTACGCAGTAACATTCAGGATTTATAGAAGCAGATCTGGAAATATATCAGATTACCAAGGGCTGTCTGATGTGGGGCTAAGCATTGATATTATCGATGAAGCCATCTGGCAGGTGGTGGGCAGGACTGGAGACTTTTTCTTCCGTGGATTCTTAACTGATATTCCTGTTACGTTATTTGGAATGCTGAATATAGTCGTGTTCCTGCTCATTGCTGCCGGCATTGTGTTGCTCATCATACAGAACCGATTATGGCAGGACTGGCTCATGCTGCTCATCGCATTTGTACTTCTTGCAGCGTTGCCGTTTCTATCCTACAGCCTATACTTCATTTCACCTGGCGTTGTCTATCATATGCTGATGGTGATGGCACTTCTTAGCTTTTATTTACTTCCTGTCATTTTCTTTGACCGACTAGACCTTCAGGTTTTTTCGAATAAGATCTTCTCATGGATGACAATTCTTGCGATGACACTCATCGTATTCAATTTCGCGATCATCGCCAATATTACCTATTTCAATCTTGATTTGAAATATGAAAAGACGACAGCTTTCGCTGGCCGGCTCGTTAGCCGAATCGATCATACTCCGGACATAGATGAAGCAGGTAAACTGGCAATTATCGGCAGAGCACAGACGGATTTACCACTCACTTCGGAGATAATTCCACAAAGCATTCCAGCAATGACCGGTTCATCCGGCGGTCTCCTGCTGACACAGCCTTATCTGTATCAAGCCCTGTTCAATACGTATTATGACCTTTCCTACAGGCTCGCTACTCCGCCTGAAATCCAGGCACTACAGGAGACCGAAGCTTACGAAGAGATGGCTGTCTGGCCGGCTGAAAATTCTGTTCGCGTAATCGACGACATCATCGTTGTGAAATTCGGGGAATAA
- a CDS encoding stalk domain-containing protein, with amino-acid sequence MRKFTVYLILTLLIILSVLLPGTLRANAVETPVSVYANGSLIQYDSAPTVVNGRTMVPIRHTLEAFGATVQWNSNTKWTTITKGSDTVQIRTNDTTAYRNGVAFTLETAPFSKNNRSYVPLRFIAETFGYRVEWNSTSRSVFITEPLQPIAVPVLMYHHIAENGASGSIISPARFREHMQMIHAEGYTTITDNQLYENLKNGAPLPLKPILITFDDGYQSNFTYAYPTLKELGMKASIHLITSRVTDGTPSYTNEIPKMSWAEAQQSGDVFSFQGHTEDSHFKGVTANGTTRGVITGRIIKADGQLETQAEFEERLLRDLTVSKQTIEERLGQQVITLAYPFGDYSADTIRIAQKAGYKMAFTVKQGKVESTTADLFRLNRITGNGQLTADQLRQVINQY; translated from the coding sequence ATGAGAAAATTCACCGTCTATCTCATCTTAACGCTGCTAATTATCTTATCTGTTTTGTTACCGGGCACATTGCGGGCGAACGCTGTGGAAACTCCTGTGTCTGTTTATGCGAATGGCAGTCTGATTCAATATGATTCAGCACCGACTGTTGTAAATGGACGGACGATGGTGCCAATTCGCCATACACTTGAAGCTTTCGGAGCGACAGTTCAATGGAACAGCAATACAAAATGGACGACGATCACGAAAGGATCGGATACTGTCCAAATTCGGACAAACGATACAACTGCTTACCGGAACGGGGTGGCTTTCACCTTGGAAACAGCTCCTTTCAGTAAAAATAACAGAAGTTACGTGCCACTACGATTCATAGCAGAGACTTTCGGGTACCGGGTGGAGTGGAACAGCACTTCCCGTTCCGTCTTCATCACCGAGCCTCTGCAGCCCATAGCTGTTCCAGTTCTTATGTATCATCATATTGCTGAGAACGGAGCGAGCGGCTCAATCATTTCACCGGCACGTTTCCGTGAACACATGCAAATGATCCATGCAGAGGGTTATACGACAATTACGGATAACCAGCTGTATGAGAATCTAAAAAATGGCGCACCGCTTCCGCTAAAACCGATTTTAATCACATTTGATGATGGCTATCAAAGTAATTTTACATATGCCTATCCAACTCTGAAAGAATTGGGAATGAAAGCCAGTATTCATCTTATTACAAGCAGGGTTACTGATGGAACTCCTTCATATACGAATGAAATTCCTAAAATGTCATGGGCAGAGGCACAGCAATCAGGAGATGTATTCTCATTTCAAGGACATACAGAGGATTCTCACTTCAAAGGCGTGACAGCGAATGGCACAACCCGAGGTGTTATCACCGGCAGAATTATTAAGGCTGATGGTCAATTAGAGACCCAAGCGGAATTTGAGGAAAGATTGCTTCGGGACCTCACCGTTTCAAAACAAACGATTGAGGAGCGGCTTGGCCAGCAAGTGATAACTCTTGCCTATCCATTCGGCGATTATTCTGCAGATACCATCCGCATCGCCCAAAAAGCAGGGTACAAGATGGCCTTCACCGTCAAACAAGGTAAAGTTGAGTCGACTACTGCGGATCTGTTCCGACTGAACCGCATCACAGGTAATGGTCAGCTGACTGCAGACCAGTTGCGGCAAGTCATAAACCAATACTGA
- a CDS encoding phospho-sugar mutase: MDWQKEVTRWQQFSGLDPELKTALHALEQDPKQLEDSFYRALEFGTGGIRGELGPGINRMNIYTIRKAAEGLARYIDSHGEEAKARGVAIAYDSRFKSPEFALEAAKTLGAHGIQTYVFESLRSTPELSFAVRYLHAFNGIVITASHNPPEYNGFKVYGEDGAQVTSEAADAIVGNVNAVEDELAIDVGNEEELKASGLLSVIGETVDRAYMQQLKTVTANSDVISEVADDFTIIYTPLHGTGNIPVRRGLEAIGFKHVKVVPEQEKPDSSFPTVEFPNPEEHAAFELAIKYGEQHNADLLMATDPDTDRVGVAVRNADGAFEVLTGNQVGALLLHYLIEEKQKSNTLPENAVVLKTIVTSEIGRDIAAAHGVDTIDTLTGFKFIGEKILEFEQTGEKSFLFGYEESYGYLVKDFVRDKDAIQTCMLIAEVGAFYKAKGMTLYDGLQELFQTYGYYREGLESLTLKGKDGVAQINVILSGFRSAPPESAGRQQVTEIEDYKTGVRTFTADQSEEAITLPASNVLKYKLEDGSWFCLRPSGTEPKIKFYFGVKRTTAKASEQALVGLKEAVMARVRQNMQA, from the coding sequence ATGGATTGGCAGAAAGAAGTTACTAGGTGGCAACAATTCAGCGGATTGGATCCGGAACTGAAAACAGCGCTCCATGCACTGGAACAGGACCCGAAACAGCTTGAGGACAGCTTTTACCGGGCATTGGAATTTGGAACGGGCGGCATCCGCGGGGAACTCGGACCAGGCATTAATCGGATGAACATCTATACCATCCGAAAAGCTGCGGAAGGCCTTGCCCGCTATATCGATTCACATGGTGAGGAAGCGAAAGCCCGCGGTGTGGCGATCGCGTATGATTCCCGTTTTAAATCTCCTGAATTCGCGCTGGAAGCGGCAAAGACGCTTGGCGCGCATGGCATTCAGACGTATGTGTTTGAATCGCTGCGATCAACACCGGAGCTATCATTCGCCGTCCGGTATCTGCATGCGTTTAACGGAATTGTGATTACAGCGAGTCACAACCCACCGGAGTATAACGGCTTCAAAGTGTACGGGGAAGATGGCGCACAGGTGACGTCCGAAGCGGCGGATGCCATCGTGGGGAACGTAAACGCCGTGGAAGACGAATTGGCGATCGATGTCGGAAATGAAGAAGAGCTAAAGGCATCCGGCCTGCTGTCAGTCATCGGTGAGACGGTCGACCGGGCGTATATGCAACAATTGAAGACAGTGACGGCCAATTCAGATGTGATCAGTGAAGTGGCAGATGATTTCACCATCATTTACACGCCGCTCCATGGAACCGGGAATATTCCCGTCCGTAGAGGGCTTGAAGCGATTGGCTTCAAGCATGTGAAAGTCGTACCGGAACAGGAAAAGCCCGATTCCAGTTTTCCGACGGTTGAATTCCCGAATCCGGAAGAACATGCAGCGTTCGAGCTGGCCATCAAGTACGGTGAACAGCATAACGCGGATCTTCTCATGGCGACAGATCCGGATACCGACCGGGTCGGCGTCGCCGTGCGGAATGCGGATGGCGCGTTCGAGGTGCTGACCGGCAATCAAGTCGGGGCACTCCTGCTGCATTATTTGATCGAAGAAAAACAAAAATCAAATACGCTTCCTGAAAATGCGGTCGTGCTGAAAACGATTGTGACTTCGGAAATCGGACGTGATATTGCAGCTGCCCATGGTGTGGATACGATCGATACACTGACCGGGTTTAAATTCATCGGAGAGAAAATCTTGGAGTTTGAACAGACAGGTGAGAAAAGCTTCCTATTTGGCTACGAAGAGAGCTACGGCTATTTGGTCAAGGACTTCGTGCGGGATAAAGATGCCATTCAGACGTGCATGCTAATTGCTGAAGTAGGCGCTTTCTATAAAGCGAAAGGCATGACCCTGTATGACGGGCTGCAGGAATTGTTCCAGACGTACGGTTACTATAGGGAAGGCCTGGAGTCGCTGACACTGAAAGGCAAGGACGGTGTCGCACAAATAAATGTGATTCTCTCCGGCTTCCGTTCGGCACCGCCCGAGTCCGCCGGCAGACAGCAGGTGACTGAAATTGAGGATTATAAGACCGGCGTCCGGACTTTCACTGCTGATCAATCTGAAGAAGCGATTACGTTGCCCGCATCGAATGTTCTGAAATACAAGCTTGAAGACGGATCGTGGTTCTGCCTGCGTCCATCGGGTACAGAACCGAAGATTAAATTCTATTTCGGCGTCAAAAGAACTACAGCAAAGGCCAGTGAACAAGCATTGGTAGGATTAAAAGAGGCAGTTATGGCGCGGGTCAGACAGAATATGCAGGCATAG
- the galU gene encoding UTP--glucose-1-phosphate uridylyltransferase GalU: MKVRKAIIPAAGLGTRFLPATKAQPKEMLPIVDKPTIQYIVEEAVASGIEDIIIVSGRGKRAIEDHFDKSYELEETLAQKGKHDVLKEIQSISNMVNIHYIRQKEPKGLGHAIACASRFVGDEPFAVLLGDDIVHSPGNPALKQLISAYERYNSSVVGVQQVPESDVSKYGIISPKGMQTDSGIIHVDSFVEKPKREDAPSNYAIMGRYVLRPEIFDILETLEPGAGGEIQLTDALLKLNEKQVVLAKEFTGLRYDVGDKFGFIKATVDYALMRDDLRGDVLAYLESILNKEEIGQ; encoded by the coding sequence ATGAAAGTCAGAAAAGCCATTATCCCGGCGGCGGGTCTTGGGACGCGCTTTCTTCCGGCCACAAAAGCACAACCGAAAGAAATGCTGCCGATTGTAGATAAGCCGACCATCCAATATATCGTAGAAGAGGCGGTCGCATCTGGTATTGAAGATATCATTATCGTTAGTGGGCGTGGTAAACGGGCCATCGAAGACCATTTCGATAAATCCTACGAACTGGAAGAAACACTGGCGCAAAAAGGGAAGCATGATGTTCTGAAAGAAATCCAGTCAATCTCTAATATGGTGAATATCCACTACATTCGTCAGAAAGAACCGAAAGGGCTGGGCCATGCCATCGCATGTGCAAGCCGCTTTGTCGGTGATGAGCCATTTGCGGTACTACTCGGAGACGATATCGTTCATTCACCGGGAAATCCAGCATTGAAGCAGTTGATTTCAGCGTATGAGCGCTATAATTCGTCTGTCGTCGGAGTGCAACAGGTTCCGGAAAGCGATGTGTCGAAGTACGGAATTATCTCTCCGAAAGGCATGCAGACGGACAGCGGCATCATCCATGTTGATTCATTCGTCGAAAAGCCGAAACGGGAAGATGCACCCTCCAATTATGCAATCATGGGCCGGTACGTTCTGCGTCCCGAAATCTTCGATATTCTGGAGACACTGGAGCCAGGGGCTGGCGGTGAAATCCAATTGACGGACGCCCTATTGAAGCTGAATGAAAAACAGGTTGTGCTCGCCAAAGAATTCACCGGACTCCGTTATGACGTCGGGGATAAGTTCGGTTTCATTAAAGCGACGGTCGATTATGCGCTTATGCGGGATGATTTGCGTGGAGATGTGTTGGCTTACCTGGAGAGCATCTTAAACAAGGAAGAGATCGGACAATAA
- a CDS encoding LTA synthase family protein: MIVLPVLTLIVSEVIVRQVTAMSFEEWRVNYSERFVLNMLLLLALFNLLFILPRKWFMLTSLMLSGVLIAFAFANKMKMELRHAPIAIGDFALLGELGGLENPIGFNIGMFFGIGLAFIAVVFVIFFVIPRYKENWIIKCTAFFISATFLFVVWTDYPYSPMQKAKFENTWWQLEVGMTRNGLFGNFALLAKNTQIEPPSGYSRNAVQEISDTYIPEPGTASEKPNVIFLMSESFVDPYEFGEEHFAADPVPNFRKLYKDSLHGDMYSPEFGGGTANVEFEALTGFSRQFLPPNSIAYQLYIKDPLPSVAYEFREAGYDTTAIHSFYGWYYQRQDVYKMLGFNRFISGEFMDLDYPNGSGHGFPNDKHITNSILAAMDNSEERDFIHAVSTEAHMPYTPLEDSEFLKTDTLQKETRQYLNRFTEKMHSVDEELGRLIDEIEKREEPAIVVFFGDHYPSFDNNEQVFGAAGADIANDMTGNYEDFLATHKLPYFIWSSERDEPQELDVTPNQFGPIVLDMAEVEGNTVTAILNEMREQGNSVIPYNQWQAEMGGLTEEMKDLQLLQHDLLHGKRYVEEVSLTLMEVPSAAYHLGLYSAIKVQEIYETANAFKILVKGAPKYAELRNGDNESLPSEWMLSDNGLSIFTISKEEIEPRTELHFAVFNSRNSILRKSEPFILVETE, from the coding sequence ATGATTGTACTTCCGGTTTTAACACTGATTGTGAGTGAAGTGATTGTTCGCCAAGTAACAGCAATGTCATTTGAGGAATGGAGAGTCAATTACTCGGAACGCTTTGTATTAAATATGCTTCTGCTCCTAGCTCTATTCAATTTGCTATTTATCCTGCCCCGTAAATGGTTTATGTTAACGAGTTTAATGCTGAGCGGAGTGTTAATCGCGTTCGCCTTTGCCAATAAAATGAAAATGGAACTCCGCCATGCACCGATTGCAATCGGTGATTTTGCATTACTTGGAGAACTTGGCGGGTTGGAGAATCCAATCGGTTTTAATATAGGAATGTTTTTTGGTATTGGGCTTGCATTTATCGCTGTTGTTTTTGTAATCTTTTTTGTCATCCCAAGGTATAAGGAAAACTGGATAATAAAATGTACAGCTTTCTTTATCTCTGCTACATTCTTGTTCGTCGTTTGGACTGATTATCCATACTCACCAATGCAAAAAGCGAAATTCGAGAACACGTGGTGGCAACTTGAAGTGGGCATGACACGTAACGGGCTATTCGGCAATTTTGCCTTACTAGCGAAAAATACACAAATCGAACCGCCATCCGGCTATTCAAGAAATGCCGTTCAGGAAATTAGCGACACCTATATACCAGAACCAGGAACAGCGAGTGAAAAGCCAAACGTTATTTTTCTGATGAGTGAGTCATTTGTCGACCCATATGAATTCGGGGAGGAACACTTTGCAGCAGATCCAGTCCCGAATTTCCGTAAACTTTATAAAGATTCTTTGCACGGAGATATGTATTCGCCGGAGTTCGGGGGAGGTACTGCCAACGTAGAGTTTGAAGCGCTAACGGGCTTCAGCAGACAATTTTTGCCGCCTAACTCTATTGCCTACCAATTGTATATAAAAGATCCGTTGCCTTCTGTCGCATACGAGTTCCGGGAAGCAGGCTATGATACGACAGCCATCCATTCATTCTACGGCTGGTATTATCAGCGGCAAGATGTATATAAAATGCTTGGTTTTAACCGGTTCATTTCTGGAGAATTCATGGACCTTGATTATCCAAATGGCTCAGGACATGGATTCCCGAATGACAAGCATATTACCAATTCAATCCTTGCTGCTATGGACAACAGTGAAGAGAGGGACTTTATCCATGCAGTGTCAACGGAAGCGCATATGCCTTATACGCCGCTTGAGGATTCTGAGTTTCTGAAAACCGATACACTCCAAAAAGAGACCCGTCAATACTTAAACCGCTTCACGGAGAAAATGCACAGTGTCGATGAGGAGCTTGGGCGGTTGATTGATGAAATTGAAAAGCGGGAGGAACCGGCTATTGTTGTATTCTTTGGGGATCATTATCCGTCGTTTGACAATAATGAGCAAGTGTTCGGTGCGGCCGGTGCAGATATTGCAAACGATATGACAGGGAATTACGAAGATTTCCTCGCAACCCATAAACTGCCGTATTTCATCTGGAGTTCTGAAAGAGATGAGCCACAGGAACTGGATGTCACGCCGAATCAATTTGGGCCTATTGTTTTAGATATGGCGGAAGTGGAAGGAAATACAGTAACAGCGATTCTTAATGAAATGCGTGAACAAGGGAACTCCGTCATTCCATATAACCAATGGCAAGCTGAGATGGGTGGTTTGACTGAAGAAATGAAAGATCTGCAGCTTCTCCAGCATGATTTGTTGCATGGCAAGCGCTATGTAGAGGAAGTGAGCTTGACATTAATGGAAGTTCCGAGTGCGGCATATCACTTAGGACTGTATTCAGCTATTAAAGTTCAAGAAATCTATGAAACAGCCAACGCCTTTAAAATTCTTGTTAAAGGTGCACCAAAGTATGCTGAACTGCGGAATGGAGATAACGAAAGCCTGCCGTCGGAATGGATGCTGTCTGACAATGGATTATCTATTTTCACCATTAGTAAAGAAGAGATTGAACCGCGAACTGAACTGCATTTTGCTGTATTTAATTCACGGAACAGTATACTCCGAAAATCTGAGCCCTTTATTTTAGTGGAAACTGAATAA